One genomic window of [Limnothrix rosea] IAM M-220 includes the following:
- a CDS encoding GDP-L-fucose synthase family protein, giving the protein MIDLSQKKILVTGGAGFLGKQVVQQLIEAGAQAENITVPRSKDYDLCQLEACQAVVKGQDMIVHLAAHVGGIGLNREKPAELFYDNLMMGTQLIHSAYQEGVEKFICVGTICAYPKFTPVPFKEEDLWIGYPEETNAPYGIAKKALLVQLESYRLQYGFNGIYLLPVNLYGPEDNFNPASSHVIPALIRKVYEAQQAGATELKVWGDGSPTREFLYSTDAARGIVMAAQSYDSSEPVNLGTNFEISIKDLVELICELMEFTGELIWETDKPNGQPRRCLDTQRAKEKFGFEAQMSLREGLKNTIDWYRDNAAAIA; this is encoded by the coding sequence ATGATTGACCTTTCCCAGAAAAAAATTCTTGTTACAGGCGGCGCAGGCTTCCTCGGTAAACAGGTTGTACAACAACTGATTGAAGCAGGTGCGCAGGCTGAAAATATTACTGTACCCCGCTCAAAAGACTACGATCTGTGTCAACTAGAAGCCTGTCAAGCAGTAGTCAAAGGTCAAGACATGATTGTCCACCTCGCCGCCCATGTCGGTGGCATTGGTCTTAACCGCGAAAAACCAGCAGAGCTGTTTTACGACAACCTGATGATGGGCACACAGCTCATCCATAGTGCCTACCAAGAAGGTGTGGAAAAATTTATTTGTGTCGGGACAATCTGTGCCTACCCAAAATTTACCCCTGTCCCCTTTAAAGAAGAAGATCTGTGGATTGGCTATCCCGAAGAAACCAATGCCCCCTACGGCATTGCGAAAAAAGCCCTATTAGTGCAGCTCGAATCCTATCGATTGCAATATGGCTTTAACGGCATTTATCTACTACCCGTTAATTTGTATGGCCCCGAGGACAACTTTAATCCCGCTAGTTCCCACGTTATCCCTGCCCTAATCCGCAAGGTTTATGAAGCCCAACAAGCAGGCGCTACAGAACTTAAAGTTTGGGGAGATGGTAGTCCCACAAGGGAATTTCTTTATTCCACTGATGCAGCCCGGGGCATTGTTATGGCAGCTCAAAGCTACGATAGTTCTGAACCGGTTAACCTAGGGACTAATTTTGAGATTTCCATCAAAGATCTGGTTGAACTTATTTGTGAGTTGATGGAATTTACAGGTGAGCTAATCTGGGAAACGGATAAACCCAATGGTCAACCCCGTCGCTGTCTTGATACCCAACGGGCAAAGGAAAAGTTTGGCTTTGAAGCCCAAATGAGTTTGCGTGAAGGTTTAAAAAATACAATTGACTGGTATCGCGATAATGCAGCGGCGATCGCCTAA
- the ribH gene encoding 6,7-dimethyl-8-ribityllumazine synthase, translated as MTTFEGTYNDNTQALKLAIVIGRFNDLVTSKLLAGCQDCLKRHGVDVSTDGKQVDYVWVPGSFEISLVAKRLAASGEYDAVICLGAVIRGDTPHFDYVAAEVSKGVAAAGFQTGVPVIFGILTTDTMQQALERAGIKSNLGWGYALSALEMASLLKKLP; from the coding sequence ATGACTACCTTTGAAGGTACCTATAACGACAACACCCAAGCCCTTAAGTTAGCAATTGTGATTGGGCGATTTAACGATCTTGTGACCAGTAAATTATTAGCCGGTTGCCAAGATTGCCTCAAGCGCCATGGTGTGGATGTAAGTACCGACGGCAAACAAGTTGACTATGTTTGGGTTCCTGGTAGTTTTGAAATTTCTTTGGTGGCCAAACGCCTTGCTGCTTCCGGGGAATATGATGCTGTGATCTGTTTGGGTGCAGTCATTCGTGGTGATACACCTCACTTTGATTACGTTGCAGCGGAAGTTTCAAAAGGTGTTGCAGCAGCAGGATTCCAAACGGGAGTGCCTGTAATTTTCGGTATTTTAACAACAGATACCATGCAGCAAGCCCTAGAGCGTGCGGGCATTAAAAGTAATCTCGGCTGGGGTTATGCCCTTAGTGCCCTTGAAATGGCGAGTCTTTTAAAAAAGCTCCCTTAA
- the pcrA gene encoding DNA helicase PcrA — MSDLLATLNPSQRRAVEHFCGPLLVVAGAGSGKTRALTFRIANLIRQHRVDPENILAVTFTNKAAREMKERVELLYAQQLAELHHNKPFTALPEFEQKKLRSQVYKQVTKHLWIGTFHSLCCRILRFDINKYQDEKGRTWQRNFTIFDDSDVQTLIKKIVTQQLNLDDKKFNPRNIRYQISNAKNLGLSPNDYMRSEGGGYKAKIVAEVYEAYQNSLAANNALDFDDLILIPVRLFQQNESILGYWHSQFHHILVDEYQDTNRIQYDLIRMLSTNNETNRAAWTWKNRSLFAVGDADQSIYSFRMADYTILLEFQENFGDGLPDEDTRTMVKLEENYRSRENILKAANALIEQNSQRIDKVLKATRGAGEEIYCHKADNENDEARFVLGQMQGLRRHNPELDWGDFAILYRTNAQSRPFEDLLIRNNIPYQVVGGFKFYDRKEIKDALAYLKAIANPADSVSLMRVINTPKRGIGKTTVDRLNHAAQELGCPLWEILNDETSVATIGGRAAKKINQFASLIREMQEKINDMRGADILDHVMEHSGYIDTLKMQGTEEADNRVENISELYNAMLQFADENEDASLGGFLENASLASDLDNLDDEAQQVSLMTLHSAKGLEFPVVFLVGLEQGLFPHQRSISDPVALEEERRLCYVGVTRAQEQLFLSYTRERYMWGYREPAVASQFLAELPKDLVVTNVRSLQKEAPSQEPKKPSISQRQRSTKRRERQTARAQILQQKWEVGDRVNHNTFGEGEVTHIFGDGKKVNLAILFPNLGKKIIDPRVAPMEKI; from the coding sequence ATGTCTGACCTGCTCGCTACGCTAAATCCTTCCCAACGTCGTGCTGTGGAGCATTTTTGTGGCCCATTGTTGGTGGTGGCAGGAGCAGGCTCCGGTAAAACCCGTGCCCTGACTTTTCGTATCGCTAATCTCATCCGGCAACACCGCGTTGACCCGGAAAATATTCTGGCGGTGACCTTTACCAATAAAGCCGCCCGCGAAATGAAAGAGCGGGTAGAACTCCTCTACGCCCAACAATTAGCAGAACTCCACCACAACAAACCCTTTACTGCGTTACCTGAGTTTGAACAAAAAAAGCTACGGTCTCAGGTCTATAAACAAGTCACAAAGCATCTTTGGATTGGCACATTCCATAGTTTGTGCTGCCGAATTTTACGGTTTGATATTAATAAATACCAAGATGAAAAGGGCAGAACGTGGCAACGAAATTTTACGATCTTTGATGACAGCGATGTGCAAACCCTCATCAAAAAAATTGTTACCCAACAGCTCAATTTAGACGATAAAAAATTTAATCCCCGCAATATCCGCTATCAGATTAGTAATGCTAAAAATTTAGGTCTATCACCCAATGATTACATGCGTTCGGAAGGGGGCGGCTACAAAGCAAAAATTGTGGCGGAAGTATATGAAGCTTACCAAAATTCTTTAGCGGCAAATAATGCGTTGGATTTTGATGATCTAATTTTGATTCCGGTGCGTTTGTTTCAGCAAAATGAATCAATTCTTGGGTATTGGCACAGTCAATTTCACCATATTTTGGTGGATGAATATCAGGATACGAACCGCATTCAGTACGATTTGATCCGGATGCTGAGCACTAATAATGAAACTAATCGAGCGGCGTGGACTTGGAAAAATCGATCACTGTTTGCAGTGGGAGACGCTGACCAATCGATCTATTCATTTCGGATGGCAGACTATACGATTTTGTTGGAATTCCAAGAGAATTTTGGCGATGGTTTACCGGATGAAGATACGCGGACAATGGTGAAGCTAGAGGAAAATTATCGCTCCCGGGAAAATATTCTCAAGGCTGCCAACGCACTGATCGAACAAAATAGTCAACGCATTGATAAGGTGCTTAAGGCAACGCGGGGAGCTGGGGAAGAAATCTATTGCCACAAGGCTGATAACGAAAATGATGAGGCGCGCTTTGTGTTGGGGCAAATGCAGGGTCTGCGCCGCCATAATCCGGAGTTGGATTGGGGGGATTTTGCGATTCTTTATCGTACTAATGCTCAATCCCGCCCCTTTGAGGATCTTCTGATTCGCAATAATATTCCCTATCAGGTGGTGGGTGGGTTTAAGTTCTATGACCGCAAAGAAATTAAGGATGCTCTGGCTTATTTGAAGGCGATCGCCAACCCAGCAGATTCAGTCAGTTTGATGCGGGTGATTAATACACCAAAGCGTGGTATTGGTAAAACGACAGTAGATCGATTGAACCATGCAGCACAGGAATTAGGTTGTCCGTTGTGGGAAATCCTGAATGATGAAACGTCTGTTGCCACTATCGGTGGCCGAGCCGCAAAAAAAATCAATCAATTTGCGAGCTTGATTCGGGAAATGCAGGAAAAAATCAACGATATGCGTGGCGCAGATATTCTCGACCATGTCATGGAACATTCCGGCTACATTGACACCTTAAAAATGCAGGGGACAGAAGAAGCCGATAACCGCGTAGAAAACATCTCGGAGCTGTATAACGCAATGTTGCAGTTTGCTGATGAAAATGAAGATGCTAGTTTGGGGGGATTTCTAGAGAATGCATCGTTGGCTTCTGATCTAGATAATCTCGATGATGAAGCGCAACAAGTTTCATTGATGACACTCCATTCTGCAAAAGGTTTGGAGTTTCCTGTGGTCTTTTTAGTTGGACTCGAACAGGGTTTATTTCCGCACCAACGTTCTATCAGCGATCCGGTGGCATTAGAAGAAGAACGTCGTCTTTGTTATGTCGGTGTAACCCGTGCCCAGGAGCAACTTTTTCTGAGCTATACCCGCGAGCGATATATGTGGGGTTACCGCGAACCTGCTGTCGCATCACAATTTTTGGCTGAACTCCCGAAAGATTTGGTTGTGACCAATGTGCGATCGCTTCAAAAAGAAGCCCCCAGCCAAGAACCGAAAAAGCCATCTATTAGCCAAAGACAACGCTCAACCAAACGCCGTGAACGCCAAACTGCCCGTGCCCAAATCCTCCAGCAAAAATGGGAAGTGGGCGATCGCGTCAATCACAATACCTTTGGGGAAGGGGAAGTTACCCACATTTTCGGTGATGGCAAGAAAGTTAATCTCGCGATTTTATTTCCCAACCTTGGCAAAAAGATTATCGACCCCCGTGTTGCTCCCATGGAAAAAATCTAG
- a CDS encoding PIN/TRAM domain-containing protein — MFDVFLVLIFVVAIALVGFDLIDLLPASIRDQASNIEALRWIGAGFASLLGLSVGLLAQSTYRRLESQFRQTPIEIIVTRAVGLVIGLLVANLMLAPIFLLPIPTEFGFLKPTFAILGSISFAYLGVSLADVHGRSFLRLINPNSLDTLLVAEGTLRPAPTKIVDTSCIIDGRLEELLKTGFIEGQILVPIFVLNELQQLADASNDQKRARGRRGLDILQSMQNRFPKRITINPADYDDIATVDAKLVHLSQEINGVLLTNDYNLQKVANLQSVEILNINDLAQAIRPIYLPGDGLDLKILKEGREEKQGVGYLEDGTMVVVEEAEKFMGEDVNVTVTSSLQTSAGRMIFAKLSSSVATSRD, encoded by the coding sequence ATGTTTGATGTTTTCCTTGTCCTTATCTTTGTCGTGGCGATCGCCCTTGTTGGGTTTGACCTTATCGACCTATTGCCCGCTTCAATACGCGATCAGGCTTCCAATATCGAAGCCCTCCGGTGGATTGGGGCAGGATTTGCATCACTTTTAGGACTATCCGTCGGCTTACTTGCCCAGAGTACCTATCGTCGCCTCGAATCCCAGTTTCGTCAGACTCCCATCGAGATTATTGTTACCCGTGCCGTGGGTTTGGTAATTGGTCTGTTGGTAGCAAATTTGATGTTAGCGCCTATTTTTCTTTTGCCCATTCCCACAGAATTTGGCTTTTTAAAACCAACCTTTGCGATCCTCGGTAGCATCAGTTTTGCTTACCTTGGCGTAAGTTTAGCCGATGTCCATGGCCGTAGTTTTTTACGTCTCATTAACCCCAATAGCCTTGATACATTACTCGTGGCAGAGGGGACATTACGTCCAGCCCCCACAAAGATCGTTGATACAAGTTGCATTATTGACGGCCGTTTAGAAGAGCTCCTAAAAACGGGTTTTATTGAAGGACAAATCCTTGTCCCAATTTTTGTTTTAAACGAATTACAACAGTTGGCAGATGCGAGTAATGATCAAAAAAGAGCAAGGGGTCGTCGTGGTTTAGATATTTTGCAAAGTATGCAAAATCGTTTTCCGAAACGGATCACCATTAATCCTGCTGATTATGATGATATTGCCACTGTCGATGCGAAATTAGTACACCTTAGCCAAGAGATTAATGGTGTTTTACTGACCAATGATTACAACCTTCAAAAGGTTGCTAATCTTCAAAGTGTAGAAATTCTCAATATTAATGATTTAGCCCAAGCGATTCGACCTATTTATTTGCCCGGCGATGGCCTTGATCTCAAAATCCTTAAGGAAGGGCGGGAAGAAAAGCAGGGTGTTGGTTATCTTGAAGATGGCACGATGGTTGTGGTTGAGGAGGCGGAGAAGTTTATGGGTGAGGATGTTAATGTGACGGTGACTTCGTCTTTACAAACTTCTGCTGGCCGGATGATTTTTGCAAAATTATCTTCTTCTGTGGCAACATCACGGGATTAA
- the hemW gene encoding radical SAM family heme chaperone HemW — translation MNEFLSDPVTSAYIHLPFCIQRCFYCDFAISVVGDRPSDGIRLRMEEYVQWLCREITATPILGGELETVFFGGGTPSLLPADLLEKILGAMRKKFGVCSSAEISLEIDPGTFSLEQLIWYKNIGINRVSLGVQAFQDCLLQNSGRSHAVIDIESACDHIQQSVITWSLDLISGLPHQTLDDWQDSLEKAIALQPHHISSYDLVVEPQTPFGKQYEPGEKPLPSDQHTAAMYRLASQMLRDAGYDHYEISNYAQPGYQCRHNRVYWENRPYYAFGMGAASFTNNQRFSRPRTRREYYTWVEQYEQSQGKLDVEPLDPGDRLLETLMLGFRLTKGLSFSHLTAEFGQSAVNQILKILQPFIDKKWVVISNNKDGDRQTIALTDPEGLLFSNTILSKLFQHLDPDL, via the coding sequence ATGAATGAGTTCCTTTCAGATCCCGTCACAAGTGCCTATATCCATTTACCTTTTTGTATTCAGCGGTGTTTTTATTGTGATTTTGCCATTTCTGTTGTGGGCGATCGCCCTAGTGATGGTATTCGCTTACGCATGGAGGAATATGTTCAGTGGCTTTGTCGGGAAATCACCGCAACGCCCATTTTGGGTGGAGAACTAGAAACAGTTTTTTTTGGTGGCGGTACACCTTCACTCCTGCCCGCCGATCTATTGGAGAAAATTTTAGGGGCGATGCGGAAAAAATTTGGGGTTTGTAGCTCAGCTGAAATTTCCCTAGAAATTGATCCTGGTACCTTTTCTTTAGAACAATTGATCTGGTACAAAAATATTGGCATAAATCGTGTAAGTCTTGGAGTACAAGCTTTTCAGGACTGTCTACTTCAAAATAGTGGGCGATCGCACGCGGTAATAGATATAGAGAGTGCGTGTGATCACATTCAGCAGAGCGTGATCACTTGGAGCTTGGATCTGATTTCTGGATTGCCCCATCAAACCCTCGATGATTGGCAGGATTCTTTAGAAAAGGCGATCGCCCTCCAGCCTCACCATATTTCTAGCTACGATTTAGTTGTCGAACCCCAAACACCCTTTGGCAAACAATACGAGCCGGGCGAGAAACCCCTACCCTCCGATCAGCACACCGCCGCAATGTACCGTTTAGCCAGCCAAATGCTCCGAGATGCTGGCTATGACCATTACGAAATCTCCAATTACGCTCAACCCGGCTATCAATGTCGCCATAATCGGGTGTACTGGGAAAATCGTCCCTATTACGCCTTCGGTATGGGAGCCGCAAGTTTTACAAATAACCAAAGATTCTCCCGTCCTCGCACCCGCCGTGAGTACTACACATGGGTGGAGCAATATGAACAGAGCCAAGGCAAGCTTGATGTAGAGCCCCTAGATCCGGGCGATCGCCTCCTCGAAACCCTCATGCTAGGATTTCGTCTCACAAAAGGCCTATCTTTTTCCCATTTGACCGCCGAATTTGGCCAAAGTGCAGTGAATCAGATTCTAAAAATTCTTCAACCTTTTATAGATAAAAAGTGGGTTGTGATTAGCAATAACAAAGACGGCGATCGCCAAACCATCGCCCTAACAGACCCAGAAGGATTACTGTTTTCCAATACGATTCTATCCAAGTTGTTCCAGCACCTCGACCCAGACCTCTAA
- a CDS encoding argininosuccinate synthase, whose translation MGRADKVVLAYSGGVDTSVCIPYMMEEWGVKEIITLAADLGQGEELGPVKQKALDSGASVSLVEDGREEFITDYAFPAIKANALYENRYPLATALARPLIAKMLVRAADKYGADAVAHGCTAKGNDQVRFDLGILAQNPDIKVMAPAREWGMSREETIAYGERFGIPSPVKKSSPYSIDKNLLGRSIEAGPLEDPMCEPPEEIFEMVKAISDTPDEPEYLEIGFEKGIPTTVNGEALAPIELIETLNKIVGGHGVGRVDMIENRVVGIKSREIYESPAMEVLIKAHRDLESLTLTADVTQYKRGMEETYTHMIYRGLWFSPLKQALDAFIEQTQERVSGVIRIKLFKGNATIVGRRSEKSIYTPDLATYGADDKFDHKAAEGFIYIWGLPTRVWAQANK comes from the coding sequence ATGGGTCGCGCTGACAAAGTTGTCTTAGCCTATTCTGGCGGTGTTGATACATCTGTCTGTATTCCTTACATGATGGAGGAATGGGGGGTTAAAGAAATTATTACCCTCGCGGCAGATTTGGGTCAGGGTGAAGAGCTTGGTCCGGTAAAACAAAAGGCTCTTGATTCTGGTGCTTCTGTTTCTCTTGTGGAAGATGGTCGAGAGGAATTCATTACGGATTATGCTTTTCCGGCGATTAAAGCCAATGCTCTCTACGAAAATCGCTATCCCCTAGCAACGGCTTTAGCGCGCCCTCTGATTGCAAAAATGTTGGTGCGGGCTGCGGACAAGTATGGTGCCGATGCGGTTGCCCACGGTTGCACGGCAAAGGGTAATGACCAAGTTCGTTTTGATTTGGGAATCTTGGCGCAAAACCCTGATATTAAAGTGATGGCTCCGGCGCGGGAATGGGGCATGAGCCGCGAAGAAACGATCGCCTATGGTGAGCGATTTGGCATTCCTTCCCCTGTGAAAAAGTCTTCTCCTTATAGTATTGATAAAAATTTGCTCGGTCGCAGTATCGAAGCGGGTCCTCTCGAAGATCCGATGTGCGAACCTCCGGAAGAGATTTTTGAGATGGTAAAGGCCATTTCTGACACACCCGATGAGCCTGAGTACCTTGAAATTGGCTTTGAAAAAGGTATTCCCACAACCGTTAATGGTGAAGCCCTCGCACCAATTGAACTTATCGAAACCCTGAATAAGATTGTCGGTGGCCATGGCGTTGGTCGCGTAGACATGATCGAAAACCGTGTTGTCGGCATCAAATCCCGCGAAATTTATGAATCTCCCGCCATGGAAGTGCTGATCAAAGCCCACCGTGATCTCGAAAGTTTGACACTGACTGCGGATGTCACCCAATACAAACGCGGTATGGAAGAGACTTATACTCACATGATTTATCGTGGTTTGTGGTTCTCTCCTCTCAAGCAAGCTCTAGATGCATTTATCGAGCAAACTCAAGAACGTGTTTCCGGTGTCATTCGCATCAAACTCTTTAAAGGCAACGCAACGATTGTGGGTCGCCGCTCCGAAAAGTCTATTTATACTCCTGACCTTGCAACCTATGGCGCAGATGATAAATTTGACCACAAGGCAGCGGAAGGCTTCATTTATATTTGGGGTCTACCGACTCGCGTTTGGGCACAGGCCAATAAGTAA
- a CDS encoding TerB family tellurite resistance protein encodes MKTLDKNKQLFKILCSAAWIDGEIQQEERQYLHKMAEQHQLGEDPEIRALLSEAVQTKPDECYRLVEEYVGDQATEAEYQELIDAVSKLVYSDSVIDTEEAKLLHKIQALEPEVKNGKSPLQQVLKSIQKMYRGAIAELDSD; translated from the coding sequence ATGAAAACCCTCGATAAGAATAAACAACTTTTTAAAATTCTTTGTAGTGCTGCATGGATCGATGGCGAAATTCAGCAGGAAGAACGGCAATATCTCCATAAAATGGCCGAGCAACACCAGTTGGGTGAAGACCCGGAAATTCGGGCTTTACTGTCCGAAGCAGTTCAAACAAAACCTGACGAATGTTATCGCCTCGTTGAGGAATATGTCGGTGATCAAGCAACCGAAGCAGAATATCAAGAACTCATTGATGCCGTGAGCAAACTTGTTTATAGCGATAGCGTCATTGATACGGAAGAGGCAAAGCTCCTCCATAAAATCCAAGCTTTGGAACCAGAAGTGAAAAACGGCAAGTCTCCCTTACAGCAAGTGCTCAAATCTATCCAAAAAATGTACCGTGGGGCGATCGCCGAACTGGACTCAGACTAA
- a CDS encoding DUF3747 domain-containing protein, whose protein sequence is MKIRFPLSLLLASATMYFGLWGNSRADASLFGANPIHESGAVAIAVPINDGESYNLVILEQLNQQRQCWREQGDSPTVIDPLLLNFDFTGICGRSTDSNGYSVRLGGEDMGWRYDLRLVFEQSELKLKAFNTDNPWRSPIEVGSTKGLGSGMLKIHLNEGWTLGKRTYEGKELGHIYMVNGRSVNQLIANVPSRSSFSSSRPTTTAASQQVEVASTTKAIQIFVPPSQPTAIAVPDAPTAQRSNLSLNTNGLAPLPVPNSAIPTRNSDSSGYVRLNSVTIQPPPPPISLAQSLGLKYKVVVNATSNWQKENLKKVVPDAFHTWVGDRRLMQAGAFADEVEARELQERLREAGFSSEIISIH, encoded by the coding sequence ATGAAAATTCGATTCCCTTTGTCTTTACTGTTGGCAAGCGCGACAATGTACTTCGGTTTGTGGGGCAACTCACGCGCTGATGCCAGTTTATTCGGAGCTAACCCAATTCATGAGTCTGGAGCTGTAGCGATCGCCGTGCCCATTAATGACGGGGAGTCGTACAATCTGGTAATCCTAGAGCAGCTTAACCAACAACGGCAATGTTGGCGTGAACAGGGTGATAGTCCAACGGTTATTGACCCGTTATTACTCAATTTTGATTTCACTGGTATTTGCGGACGCAGCACAGATTCTAATGGCTATTCTGTCCGCCTAGGGGGCGAGGATATGGGGTGGCGATATGATTTGCGCCTTGTGTTTGAACAGAGTGAATTGAAATTAAAAGCGTTTAATACGGACAACCCGTGGCGATCGCCCATTGAAGTGGGAAGTACTAAAGGCCTAGGGTCAGGAATGCTAAAAATTCATCTCAACGAAGGCTGGACATTAGGGAAACGAACCTATGAAGGCAAAGAACTAGGACATATTTATATGGTCAATGGGCGCTCTGTGAATCAACTCATTGCAAATGTACCCAGTCGTAGTTCATTTTCTAGTTCTAGACCAACGACAACTGCAGCTAGTCAACAGGTCGAAGTTGCCTCAACCACCAAGGCGATTCAGATTTTTGTGCCACCATCACAACCTACGGCGATCGCCGTACCCGATGCCCCGACAGCTCAGCGAAGTAATTTATCTCTTAATACCAACGGCTTAGCACCACTACCCGTTCCCAACAGCGCTATCCCCACCCGTAACTCTGACTCATCTGGCTATGTGCGATTAAACTCTGTCACTATCCAGCCCCCGCCGCCACCCATTTCTTTAGCACAGTCTCTCGGACTGAAATACAAAGTAGTCGTTAATGCAACATCTAATTGGCAAAAAGAAAATCTTAAAAAAGTTGTGCCCGATGCGTTTCACACTTGGGTCGGCGATCGCCGTCTAATGCAAGCCGGAGCCTTTGCTGACGAAGTCGAAGCCCGTGAACTCCAAGAACGCTTACGAGAAGCGGGCTTTAGCTCAGAAATTATCTCCATTCACTAG
- the psbZ gene encoding photosystem II reaction center protein PsbZ, translated as MTILFQLALAALVGLSFLMVIGVPVAYASPSNWEQSKSLIYVGSFAWLALVIAVGVLNFFVI; from the coding sequence ATGACTATTCTATTTCAACTCGCTCTTGCTGCCTTAGTTGGCTTATCCTTTTTGATGGTAATCGGCGTTCCCGTTGCCTACGCTTCCCCCAGTAACTGGGAACAGTCCAAATCTTTGATCTACGTTGGCTCCTTCGCTTGGCTTGCCCTCGTTATTGCCGTAGGCGTACTGAATTTCTTTGTGATCTAG